The Chlorocebus sabaeus isolate Y175 chromosome 6, mChlSab1.0.hap1, whole genome shotgun sequence genome has a segment encoding these proteins:
- the LOC119622659 gene encoding small ribosomal subunit protein eS27-like, with amino-acid sequence MPLTKDLLHPSPEEEKRKHKKKRLVQSPNSYFMDVKCPVCYKITTVFSHAQTVVLCVGCSTLLCQPTGGKARLTEGCSFRRKQH; translated from the coding sequence ATGCCTCTCACAAAGGATCTCCTTCATCCCTCcccagaagaggagaagaggaaacaCAAGAAGAAACGCCTGGTGCAGAGTCCCAATTCCTACTTTATGGATGTGAAATGTCCAGTATGCTATAAAATCACCACGGTCTTTAGCCATGCACAAACAGTAGTTTTGTGTGTTGGCTGCTCCACTCTCCTCTGCCAGCCTACAGGAGGAAAAGCAAGGCTTACAGAAGGATGTTCCTTTAGGAGGAAGCAGCACTAA